A region of Paractinoplanes abujensis DNA encodes the following proteins:
- a CDS encoding BlaI/MecI/CopY family transcriptional regulator, with the protein MALGDLEREVMTQLWDAGEPLTVRQVHERLSRQRDLAYTTVMTVLDRLAKKGVVLQQKADRAYKYAAAQSREEMTASVMLDALSSSDDQDAALAHFVGQLPPEALAAAIEAVQKKR; encoded by the coding sequence ATGGCTCTCGGTGACTTGGAACGCGAGGTCATGACGCAGTTGTGGGACGCCGGTGAGCCACTCACCGTGCGGCAGGTGCACGAGCGCCTGAGCCGTCAGCGCGACTTGGCCTACACAACGGTGATGACCGTGCTCGATCGGCTGGCCAAGAAGGGCGTGGTCCTGCAGCAGAAGGCGGACCGCGCTTACAAGTACGCCGCCGCCCAGTCCCGCGAGGAGATGACGGCCTCGGTGATGCTGGACGCGCTGTCGTCCAGCGACGACCAGGACGCGGCGCTGGCTCACTTCGTGGGGCAGCTGCCACCGGAGGCGCTGGCGGCCGCGATCGAAGCGGTGCAGAAGAAGCGGTGA
- the cydC gene encoding thiol reductant ABC exporter subunit CydC: MRHARTSRTGIAGLALLGAGQAGATIAVAVALTLLVAHPSSRPGAAALLAVAFGARALFSWAEQVVARRTAARVTDELRRAMLAALPQRGPAWVASFGAGRLTAVLTTGLDTLKPWFSGYLPALILGVTLPPLVILAMALVDPTSAVVALITLPLIPVLGALIGWATQTQARRRWQADARLAGHFLDVVRGLPTLRVYGRAERQTAVVEHLTDQHRSATLRVLRVAFLSSTALDLVGTLSVGLIAVEAGLRVAAGNLSLGPALLVILLAPEAYRPLREMAARYHASTDATAVITDVDEILTAGSPGGPTSSPATSEPAAAAPPAPVQPTPPQAPSPTQAATPSPAAVTASAAATEIDGPAGVATAGLRARSSADAGHVSPASQRAAHAAAASAAATEVHGPAGVVAFGLRARYPGATQDAVALDELVVRPGEIVALSGPSGAGKTTALRVLAGLHEATAGVAHAADPLYLPQRPTLPHARVVADLFPAGADIAGALHSVGLDGDVTAETPLGERGSGVSAGQRHRLALAALLHQADGPVTLLLDEPTAHLDAVTESLVIDRLRAAARGGAAILVVAHRPALLAAADHVVPVTTPGATDTFARDQAGVAEVGRTALAQDAATESGKKVDGSAASREEGDSADIKPMAGSDTTGTAAGSGAAAESGIAGAAPESGPTNTAPKSGTTGTAASSGTANAASGRKGGRGRAKGRATTASGRWAALWRRPGVAVVLGSGSSLAGLLLTGAAAWLLVRASSLPPVLSLSTAVVLVRGSAVARPLLRYLERLVAHDVAFARLGAWRARVFADLVPRVPGVRLRRRGDLLSKVVGDVDARVDGLLRGRMPALIAGVTTAVAGGAIAVTAPPAVLPLGAGLLLSGIVAPALAVRQARRDEDATGEARGRLRDAMVETVDGVEDLGVADSGVPRRRSRELARLEARAAHASGRAAAVAHLGWGVAVVGTAFAVGGLSPEWGAVLLLATVVLGETVLALPDAAVARLQAAAAGKRLAALTADPPSATFPAGGAAADEKLLGISLRDVTAGWDPGREPALRGLDLEVAAGERVAVVGRSGEGKSTLAAVVARLLDPRSGTVAHADRPEHQVRGRIVVVGDDTDHVFASTVRENLRLARPAASDGELRAALTRVRLGTWLETLPRGLDTWLGSGGTTMSGGQARRFATARALLAEPDVLVLDEPTEGLDEDVAEAVMSDLLAASGNRTVLLLTHRPEGLDRVDRVLELSGGRLGPHAGSAVPA, encoded by the coding sequence GTGCGTCATGCCCGCACCAGCCGGACGGGCATCGCCGGCCTGGCCCTCCTCGGAGCAGGCCAGGCCGGCGCCACCATCGCCGTCGCGGTGGCGCTGACCCTGCTGGTGGCCCACCCTTCGTCGCGCCCCGGGGCGGCCGCCCTGCTGGCCGTCGCCTTCGGGGCCCGGGCCCTGTTCTCGTGGGCCGAACAGGTCGTGGCCCGCCGAACCGCCGCCCGGGTCACCGACGAACTGCGCCGCGCCATGCTCGCCGCCCTCCCCCAGCGCGGCCCCGCCTGGGTCGCCTCCTTCGGCGCCGGCCGCCTGACCGCCGTGCTCACCACCGGCCTCGACACGCTCAAGCCATGGTTCAGCGGCTACCTGCCGGCCCTGATCCTCGGCGTCACCCTGCCACCGCTGGTCATCCTGGCCATGGCCCTGGTCGACCCCACCTCGGCCGTGGTCGCCCTGATCACGCTGCCGCTGATCCCCGTGCTGGGCGCCCTGATCGGCTGGGCCACCCAGACCCAGGCCCGCCGCCGCTGGCAGGCCGACGCCCGCCTGGCCGGCCACTTCCTCGACGTGGTCCGCGGCCTGCCCACCCTGCGCGTCTACGGCCGGGCCGAACGCCAGACCGCGGTCGTCGAACACCTCACCGACCAGCACCGCTCCGCCACGCTGCGGGTCCTGCGGGTGGCCTTCCTCTCCTCCACGGCGCTGGACCTCGTCGGCACCCTCTCCGTCGGCCTGATCGCGGTCGAGGCCGGCCTGCGGGTCGCCGCCGGAAACTTGTCCCTGGGCCCGGCCCTGCTGGTCATCCTGCTGGCGCCCGAGGCGTACCGCCCGCTCCGCGAGATGGCCGCCCGCTACCACGCCTCCACTGACGCCACGGCGGTCATCACCGACGTCGACGAGATCCTCACCGCCGGCTCACCCGGCGGGCCCACCTCGTCACCCGCCACCAGCGAGCCGGCCGCCGCCGCGCCGCCCGCTCCCGTGCAGCCGACGCCGCCCCAGGCCCCCAGCCCAACCCAAGCCGCGACCCCGTCGCCCGCCGCCGTTACCGCATCCGCCGCGGCGACGGAGATCGACGGTCCCGCTGGAGTGGCCACGGCCGGACTGCGCGCTCGCTCGAGTGCCGACGCGGGCCATGTCTCTCCGGCATCGCAACGAGCTGCCCATGCCGCTGCCGCATCCGCCGCAGCGACCGAGGTCCACGGTCCCGCTGGAGTGGTCGCGTTCGGTCTGCGCGCTCGCTATCCCGGCGCCACCCAGGACGCGGTGGCGCTCGACGAACTGGTCGTGCGGCCGGGTGAGATCGTCGCGTTGAGCGGGCCCTCCGGCGCGGGCAAGACGACTGCGCTGCGTGTGCTGGCCGGTTTGCACGAAGCGACTGCCGGCGTGGCCCACGCCGCCGACCCGCTCTATCTGCCGCAGCGACCGACGTTGCCGCACGCCCGAGTCGTGGCTGACCTCTTCCCGGCGGGCGCTGACATCGCCGGAGCACTCCACTCTGTAGGCCTCGACGGTGACGTCACCGCGGAGACCCCGCTGGGTGAGCGCGGCTCCGGTGTCTCGGCGGGGCAACGCCATCGCCTGGCCCTCGCCGCCCTGCTGCACCAGGCGGACGGGCCGGTGACCCTGCTGCTGGACGAGCCGACCGCGCACCTCGACGCCGTCACAGAATCGCTGGTGATCGACCGTCTGCGCGCTGCGGCCCGGGGCGGGGCCGCGATCCTGGTGGTGGCGCACCGTCCGGCCCTGCTGGCCGCCGCCGACCATGTTGTGCCGGTGACCACGCCCGGGGCGACCGACACTTTCGCCCGCGATCAAGCCGGTGTCGCCGAGGTTGGACGCACGGCACTGGCGCAAGACGCCGCGACGGAAAGCGGCAAGAAGGTCGACGGATCTGCGGCATCTCGTGAAGAGGGCGACAGCGCCGACATCAAGCCGATGGCCGGGAGCGACACAACCGGCACAGCGGCCGGGAGCGGCGCGGCAGCAGAGAGCGGCATAGCCGGCGCCGCGCCCGAGAGCGGCCCAACCAACACGGCGCCCAAGAGCGGCACAACCGGCACAGCAGCCAGCAGCGGCACAGCCAACGCGGCGTCTGGGCGAAAGGGCGGGCGCGGCAGGGCCAAGGGCAGGGCGACCACGGCCTCGGGCCGGTGGGCGGCCCTGTGGCGGCGGCCCGGCGTCGCGGTGGTGCTGGGTAGTGGGTCGTCGCTGGCGGGGCTTCTGCTGACCGGGGCCGCGGCCTGGCTGCTGGTGCGGGCGTCAAGCTTGCCGCCCGTGCTGAGCCTGTCGACGGCAGTGGTGCTGGTTCGGGGTAGTGCCGTCGCCCGGCCGTTGCTGCGGTATTTGGAACGGCTGGTGGCGCATGATGTGGCCTTCGCGCGGCTGGGGGCCTGGCGGGCGCGCGTCTTCGCCGATCTTGTTCCGCGGGTTCCGGGGGTCCGGCTGCGGCGGCGCGGTGACCTGTTGTCCAAGGTGGTCGGTGACGTCGACGCCCGTGTGGACGGGCTGCTGCGGGGGCGGATGCCGGCCCTGATCGCGGGCGTGACGACCGCGGTGGCCGGGGGCGCGATCGCCGTGACGGCTCCGCCGGCGGTGCTTCCGCTGGGTGCGGGGCTGCTGCTCTCGGGGATCGTCGCGCCGGCGCTGGCTGTGCGTCAGGCGCGGCGGGATGAGGACGCTACCGGGGAGGCGCGGGGCCGGCTGCGGGACGCGATGGTGGAGACCGTCGACGGGGTCGAGGACCTCGGTGTCGCGGACAGCGGTGTGCCGCGGCGGCGGAGCCGGGAGTTGGCCCGGCTCGAGGCGCGGGCCGCGCACGCTTCCGGCCGGGCGGCTGCTGTTGCGCATCTCGGGTGGGGTGTTGCCGTGGTGGGGACGGCGTTCGCGGTGGGTGGGCTCAGCCCGGAGTGGGGCGCGGTGCTGTTGCTGGCGACCGTTGTGCTCGGTGAGACGGTTCTCGCGCTGCCCGACGCGGCGGTCGCCCGGTTGCAGGCTGCCGCGGCCGGGAAGCGGCTGGCCGCTCTGACCGCCGACCCGCCCAGCGCGACGTTCCCGGCGGGCGGGGCGGCTGCGGACGAGAAGCTTCTGGGCATCAGCTTGCGCGACGTCACCGCGGGCTGGGACCCCGGGCGGGAGCCCGCCCTGCGCGGGCTGGATCTGGAGGTGGCCGCCGGGGAGCGGGTCGCCGTCGTGGGCCGGTCCGGGGAGGGCAAGTCGACGCTGGCCGCGGTGGTGGCCCGGCTGCTGGACCCCCGATCGGGCACGGTGGCGCACGCCGACCGGCCCGAGCACCAGGTCCGGGGGCGGATCGTGGTGGTCGGCGACGACACCGATCACGTCTTCGCGTCCACCGTGCGCGAGAACTTGCGCCTGGCCCGGCCGGCCGCGAGCGATGGTGAGCTGCGGGCCGCGCTGACCCGCGTACGGCTGGGAACGTGGCTCGAAACGCTGCCGCGAGGGCTGGACACGTGGCTGGGCAGCGGCGGGACCACGATGTCGGGTGGCCAGGCGCGCCGCTTCGCCACGGCGCGGGCGCTGCTGGCCGAACCGGACGTGCTGGTGCTGGACGAGCCGACCGAGGGCCTCGACGAGGACGTGGCCGAGGCCGTGATGAGTGACCTGCTGGCGGCGTCGGGGAACCGTACGGTGCTGCTGCTGACTCACCGGCCCGAGGGGCTGGACCGGGTGGATCGGGTGCTCGAGCTCAGCGGGGGGCGGCTAGGGCCTCACGCAGGAAGCGCAGTTCCGGCGTGA
- the cydB gene encoding cytochrome d ubiquinol oxidase subunit II: MITLWFSVVVLAWVLFFVLEGFDFGVGVLGPLLGRDDHERGAAVRTIGPFWDGNEVWLVAAIGVTFAAFPAWYGALLSGLYVPMVVLLLLLAVRGVALEFRGKGDGERYRRRADVALAASSLGIVLLWGALLAVFVRGLALGADGQVTGAGLARSLDPVLTGEALLGALGALLAALLLGATFLSLRTSGPLRRRARMLARWLGTGGAVALLLTGVLTSSPLALVAAVLSFAAGLLARAGREALAFATTALAVAGAVVAVFTARGAVVLHSTVDPAFSLTRASAAATPQALELITWAGVLILPGVLAYQAFSYWVFRRRVASERVPS, from the coding sequence GTGATCACCTTGTGGTTCTCGGTCGTCGTGCTGGCCTGGGTGCTGTTCTTCGTGCTCGAAGGGTTCGACTTCGGCGTCGGCGTGCTCGGTCCGCTGCTGGGGCGCGACGACCATGAGCGGGGAGCCGCCGTCCGCACCATCGGCCCGTTCTGGGACGGCAACGAGGTCTGGCTGGTGGCCGCCATCGGCGTGACGTTCGCTGCGTTCCCGGCCTGGTACGGCGCCCTGCTGTCCGGCCTGTACGTGCCCATGGTGGTGCTGCTGCTCCTGCTCGCGGTGCGTGGCGTGGCCCTGGAGTTCCGCGGCAAGGGCGACGGTGAACGCTACCGCCGCCGGGCCGACGTCGCGCTGGCCGCCAGTTCGCTCGGCATCGTGCTGCTGTGGGGCGCGCTGCTGGCGGTCTTCGTCCGCGGCCTGGCCCTGGGCGCCGACGGCCAGGTCACCGGGGCCGGTCTGGCGCGCAGCCTCGACCCCGTCCTCACCGGGGAAGCCCTGCTCGGCGCGCTGGGCGCCCTGCTGGCCGCGCTCCTGCTGGGGGCGACGTTCCTTTCCCTCCGTACGAGCGGGCCCCTGCGCCGCCGCGCCCGGATGCTGGCCCGATGGCTGGGCACGGGCGGAGCCGTCGCCCTGCTGCTGACCGGGGTCCTCACGAGTTCGCCCCTCGCCCTGGTCGCGGCCGTGCTCAGCTTCGCCGCCGGGCTGCTGGCCCGCGCCGGACGCGAGGCCCTGGCCTTCGCCACCACGGCACTGGCCGTGGCCGGCGCGGTGGTCGCGGTCTTCACCGCCCGCGGTGCGGTCGTCCTGCACAGCACGGTCGACCCGGCCTTCTCGCTGACCCGGGCCTCGGCCGCCGCCACCCCCCAGGCGTTGGAACTGATTACCTGGGCGGGCGTCCTGATCCTGCCCGGAGTGCTGGCCTACCAGGCGTTCTCGTACTGGGTCTTCCGCCGCCGCGTCGCCAGCGAACGGGTCCCCTCATGA
- a CDS encoding PadR family transcriptional regulator, whose protein sequence is MGGPRITASVLRVLAGLLAEPGAQRYGLELMQQSGLPSGTLYPILARLERAGWVESRWEEIDPVAEGRPSRRYYRLTADGVVAARREVALMQQQMARATGATGRAQEA, encoded by the coding sequence ATGGGTGGACCACGGATCACCGCGTCGGTGCTGCGGGTGCTGGCCGGTCTGCTCGCCGAGCCGGGGGCGCAGCGTTACGGGCTGGAGCTGATGCAGCAGTCGGGGCTGCCCAGCGGCACGCTCTATCCGATCCTGGCCCGGCTCGAGCGGGCGGGGTGGGTCGAGTCGCGCTGGGAGGAGATCGATCCGGTGGCCGAGGGGCGGCCGAGCCGGCGCTACTACCGGCTCACCGCGGACGGCGTGGTGGCCGCCCGGCGCGAGGTGGCGCTGATGCAGCAGCAGATGGCGCGGGCGACCGGGGCCACCGGCCGCGCGCAGGAGGCGTGA
- a CDS encoding cytochrome ubiquinol oxidase subunit I, whose protein sequence is MDVLDLTRLQFAVVTIYHYFFVPLSISLAASAAGLQIAWLRTRRAEYLHLTKFVGKLLIVTFAVGVVTGLVQEFQFGLGWSAFANFYGDVFGPTLAIEGMLAFFLEATFLALWYFGWDRLPRLVHTACIVIVAAGTLLSAFIILAANSFMQNPVAYALDPATGRARLTSFTELMLNKVNLAAFPHTMAGALMVGGALLLALGVWRLAADPAYRILARLGAWLTLAGGGFTALTGDHLGKVITEVQPMKMAAAEALYETTSGAPFAVFATGKPLPEFALEIPWLLSILAKGDPGATVQGIDDLQAQYAAEFGPGSYVPMIPVAFWTFRLMIGAGMLAMAVAAFYLWRTRKARQAPHWLTRWLPLIPLLPAAANTFGWIFTETARQPWIAFGISKTADGISPGLTSTEVLFSLAGFTLVYGVLAVVWLRLVRHLARQPLAASSPSPADKSDLAPVY, encoded by the coding sequence ATGGACGTGCTGGACCTGACGCGGCTGCAGTTCGCGGTCGTGACGATCTACCACTACTTCTTCGTGCCGCTGTCGATCAGCCTGGCCGCGAGCGCCGCCGGCCTGCAGATCGCCTGGCTGCGGACCCGTCGCGCGGAATACCTGCACCTGACGAAGTTCGTCGGCAAACTGCTGATCGTCACCTTCGCCGTCGGCGTCGTCACCGGCCTCGTGCAGGAATTCCAGTTCGGGCTGGGCTGGAGCGCCTTCGCGAACTTCTACGGCGACGTCTTCGGGCCCACCCTGGCCATCGAGGGCATGCTCGCGTTCTTCCTGGAGGCGACGTTCCTCGCGCTCTGGTACTTCGGGTGGGACCGGCTGCCCCGGCTCGTGCACACCGCCTGCATCGTCATCGTCGCGGCCGGCACCCTGCTCAGCGCGTTCATCATCCTCGCGGCCAACAGCTTCATGCAGAACCCGGTCGCGTACGCCCTCGACCCCGCCACCGGCCGGGCCCGGCTCACGTCGTTCACCGAACTGATGCTCAACAAGGTCAACCTGGCCGCGTTCCCGCACACCATGGCGGGGGCGCTGATGGTCGGCGGCGCGCTCCTGCTCGCGCTGGGCGTGTGGCGTCTCGCGGCCGACCCCGCGTACAGGATCCTGGCTCGTCTCGGCGCCTGGCTGACGCTGGCCGGGGGTGGGTTCACGGCGCTGACCGGCGACCACCTGGGCAAGGTCATCACCGAGGTCCAGCCGATGAAGATGGCCGCCGCCGAGGCCCTGTACGAGACGACGTCGGGCGCGCCGTTCGCCGTCTTCGCGACCGGCAAGCCGCTGCCCGAGTTCGCGCTGGAGATTCCCTGGCTGCTGTCGATCCTGGCCAAGGGCGACCCCGGCGCCACCGTGCAGGGCATCGACGACCTGCAGGCGCAGTACGCGGCGGAGTTCGGCCCCGGCTCGTACGTGCCGATGATCCCGGTCGCCTTCTGGACGTTCCGGCTCATGATCGGCGCGGGGATGCTCGCCATGGCCGTCGCCGCGTTCTACCTCTGGCGTACGCGGAAAGCTCGTCAAGCTCCGCACTGGCTGACCCGGTGGCTGCCGCTCATCCCGCTGCTGCCCGCCGCGGCCAACACCTTCGGCTGGATCTTCACCGAGACCGCGCGGCAGCCGTGGATCGCGTTCGGCATCTCCAAGACCGCCGACGGGATCTCACCCGGCCTGACGAGCACCGAGGTTCTCTTCTCGCTCGCCGGCTTCACGCTCGTCTACGGGGTGCTCGCCGTCGTCTGGCTGCGGCTCGTACGCCATCTCGCGCGGCAACCCCTCGCTGCTTCTTCCCCCTCTCCTGCGGACAAATCGGACCTCGCGCCCGTCTACTGA
- a CDS encoding S9 family peptidase: MSPDGAVVAYVHDGELRTIGVDGHDDRALATPEHELVTYGLAEHVASESMQRHRGFWWAPDGRRLAVARVDNEPVQVWYLSDPSRPAEPPTAQRYPVAGTANADVQLWVLGDGEPVRVDFGWDEYEYLVDVVWDAHGLMAVVQNRPQTVLRVLAVDPATGRTEKLAENTDPSWTHIAPGFPRRTGEGSLIWTADDGGTRRLTVDGRPVTPDGLQVAELSAVDGDTVLFTASPEPTEMHVWSWSAADGLRRHTSEPGRHEGFRAGGTTVINSATLTGQSITWPGGTVRDLATVSPVVPKVSLLRAGRHELRTAVLFPALWQRGERLPVLMDPYGGAAMVRAVADRRSYYVSQWFADQGFAVIVADGRGTPGRGPRWEKEAYGRSAAKLLEDQIVALETVAGLYPELDVNRVGIRGWSAGGYLAALAVLRRPDVFHAAVAGAPVTDLRLYDTHWQERFLGHPASNPGSYEDGSLIADAAGLSRPLLLIHGLADDNVYPVHTMRLSAALLAAGKPHTVLPLAGASHMPPDTDLLTPELRFLREALAAPR; this comes from the coding sequence ATCAGCCCGGACGGGGCGGTGGTGGCCTACGTGCACGACGGCGAGCTGCGGACGATCGGCGTCGACGGCCACGACGACCGGGCGCTCGCCACCCCCGAGCACGAGCTGGTCACGTACGGGCTGGCCGAGCACGTCGCGTCGGAGTCGATGCAGCGGCATCGCGGGTTCTGGTGGGCGCCCGACGGACGGCGGCTGGCCGTGGCGCGGGTCGACAACGAGCCCGTCCAGGTGTGGTATCTCAGCGACCCCAGCCGACCGGCCGAGCCGCCGACCGCGCAGCGCTACCCGGTGGCGGGCACGGCCAACGCCGACGTGCAGCTGTGGGTTCTGGGCGACGGCGAACCGGTGCGGGTCGACTTCGGGTGGGACGAGTACGAATATCTGGTCGACGTCGTATGGGACGCGCACGGGCTGATGGCGGTCGTGCAGAACCGGCCGCAGACCGTGCTCCGCGTGCTCGCGGTCGACCCGGCCACCGGGCGTACGGAAAAACTCGCCGAGAACACCGATCCGAGCTGGACGCACATCGCGCCCGGCTTCCCCCGCCGTACTGGGGAGGGTTCTTTGATCTGGACGGCCGACGACGGCGGCACGCGGCGCCTGACCGTTGACGGCCGGCCCGTCACGCCCGACGGTTTGCAGGTGGCCGAGTTGAGCGCGGTCGACGGCGACACCGTGCTCTTCACGGCCTCGCCGGAACCCACCGAGATGCACGTCTGGTCATGGTCGGCGGCCGACGGACTGCGCCGGCACACCAGCGAACCGGGCCGCCACGAGGGCTTCCGCGCAGGCGGCACCACCGTGATCAACTCGGCCACGCTGACCGGGCAGAGCATCACCTGGCCCGGCGGCACCGTCCGGGACCTCGCCACCGTCTCACCGGTCGTGCCCAAGGTCTCGCTGCTGCGCGCCGGCCGGCACGAACTGCGGACGGCCGTCCTGTTCCCCGCCCTGTGGCAGCGCGGCGAGCGGCTTCCCGTGCTGATGGACCCGTACGGGGGTGCCGCCATGGTCCGCGCCGTCGCCGACCGCCGGTCCTACTACGTGTCGCAGTGGTTCGCCGACCAGGGGTTCGCGGTGATCGTCGCGGACGGTCGCGGCACCCCCGGCCGCGGGCCGCGCTGGGAGAAAGAGGCGTACGGGCGCTCGGCGGCCAAGCTGCTCGAGGACCAGATCGTGGCCCTCGAGACGGTGGCCGGGCTCTACCCCGAGCTCGACGTCAACCGGGTCGGCATCCGTGGCTGGTCGGCCGGTGGCTACCTGGCGGCCCTGGCCGTACTGCGCCGCCCCGACGTCTTCCACGCCGCCGTGGCCGGGGCGCCCGTGACCGACCTGCGGCTCTACGACACCCACTGGCAGGAGCGGTTCCTCGGTCACCCGGCGAGCAACCCCGGCTCGTACGAGGACGGGTCGTTGATCGCCGACGCCGCAGGCCTGTCCCGGCCGTTGCTGCTGATCCACGGCCTGGCCGACGACAACGTCTACCCGGTGCACACGATGCGGTTGTCGGCGGCCCTGCTCGCCGCCGGAAAGCCGCACACCGTCCTGCCGCTGGCCGGCGCGAGCCACATGCCCCCCGACACCGACCTGCTCACGCCGGAACTGCGCTTCCTGCGTGAGGCCCTAGCCGCCCCCCGCTGA